Genomic segment of Prinia subflava isolate CZ2003 ecotype Zambia chromosome 4, Cam_Psub_1.2, whole genome shotgun sequence:
TGTCAATTAAAAGCGTTCTCTCTTCACAGGAACACGATGACCCGATGGCATACATCCACTTCACTGCTGAAGGGGAAGTAACTTTCAAATCCATCTTGTTTGTTCCTAATTCTGCTCCACGTGGACTGTTTGATGAATATGGATCCAAAAAAAGTGATTTCATTAAGGTAGGACAGAATAGTGTATGAGTATAGttttgaggaaaagaaaaaaaccctgaagtaACCTGGGTGCTCTGTGCTCTTGTAATTCAGCTGTACGTTCGAAGAGTGTTCATCACTGATGACTTCCATGACATGATGCCCAAGTATCTTAACTTCGTTAAGGGCGTTGTAAGTATTATAAATCCTACTTGTATTTAGTTTCTCTTTTTAGCTTCAAATACTGCCAGATACACTTAAACCTTTCTTTCTCAATTAGGTGGATTCTGATGATCTTCCTTTGAATGTATCCCGTGAAACACTTCAGCAGCATAAATTGTTAAAGGTAAGCCAGTTGATTTTAAATTCCTTCATTGTAAgcacacaacagcagcaaagTTTAGAAGACTTAATGGCTTGATGGATTTTGTTTCATGACTCTGAAATTACTGTAAAGGAAACTCTGTTACTGCTGTTTCCAGATTACCTTTTTACTTCAGGTCAGGGATACAAAGTGGAATCTATTCTTTGAAGTGAGGTTGCATTGAGGGCTATTCCAAATACTTATTGTTGGAACTCAgtattgctgcttttttttagGTGATCAGAAAGAAACTTGTTCGCAAAACTCTCGATATGATCAAGAAAATTGCAGAGGAAAAATACAACGACACATTCTGGAAAGAGTTTGGTACTAATGTGAAGCTTGGTGTTATTGAGGATCACTCCAATCGGACCCGACTCGCTAAACTTCTGCGCTTCCAGTCTTCTCATCATGAAAGTAACCTCACAAGCCTCGACCAGTACGTGGAAAGAATGAAAGAGAAGCAAGACAAAATCTATTTCATggctggtgccagcagaaagGAGGTAAGAGTGAAAGAAAGACGGAAGGATACAGTATATTATAGCTTGTAGTTATAGTACCATAAATGTTGTGAATTCTGTATTTACTGTAAATGTGGAGACTCCATGCTTATGTCACTACTGCAGTTCAGTTTTTCTGGTACCAATATTTGCCAGAGAGTTGTACAGGTTTTGGTAGCTGATGCTACCATGCAATTAAACTGACATCTTAAATGTTTTCATCCTAGGCTGAGTCCTCGCCATTTGTTGAGCGTCTGCTGAAAAAGGGCTATGAAGTGATCTATCTGACTGAACCTGTAGACGAGTACTGTATTCAGGCTTTGCCAGAATTTGATGGCAAGAGGTTTCAGAATGTAGCAAAAGAAGGAGTTAAGTTTGAAGAAAGTGAAAAGTCTAAAGAGAGTCGGGAAGCCTTGGAAAAGGAATTTGAGCCCCTGTTAAACTGGATGAAAGACAAAGCTCTCAAAGACAAGGTAAAATATTGTGTTATATGTAGTGACTATTTTTACTTGTCATACTTGCTATACAACATACCTTGCAGATTATTTGAGCATAGACTTGACAATAGCTTCTGTCTTCATGGGTAAACTTTTATGGACATCTTTATTCAGGAATATAATGAATTAGAATGTCAtcttaaacatttttcagaaattcttcAATTGACAGGAAGTGCAGCATTGCTTACTTTATTCACTGTATTAGCTATTATCTCTGTGAACTAACACTaatgtgttttggggttttttttctacagatTGAAAAAGCTGTGCTATCTCAACGTTTAACCCAATCTCCATGTGCTCTTGTGGCGAGTCAGTATGGATGGTCTGGTAACATGGAAAGAATCATGAAGGCTCAAGCTTACCAGACTGGGAAGGATATATCTACAAAGTAAGCTTCCAGTCCTGTAGCAGCAGACACAGAATGCAGTTGAGGCCTCCCTTGCTTGGTGTGCCCATAACAAGCTTCCACCCAGTTCAGATGATCCTGGGTGTTTTGAAGGTCATTTACAACCCAGTCAGTCTCCATTGTAGCCTTAAACTGTTATTTTCAAGCCCAATATGTAAAACTGCCTGGTGAGCAAGACCCATCAGTGGCATTTGGGATCTGCCATTTGTTGACAAGAGAAGATGAACTTGAATGCTTTTTATAGTTGCACCAGTATTAGGTAGCGGGGATTACACTTGTTACTTGTTGCTGTCAGTGTAACCAGTGTATGTAGATTTAAAGATATAATTGGGTCCTGTACTTAGTGCATTTCTCTTCCCAGTTACTATGCCAGCCAAAAGAAAACGTTTGAAATCAACCCCAGGCATCCACTGATCAAGGACATGCTGAGGCGAGTCaaggtaaataaataaacagtaGTGAAACATTGACTGATTTGGCTGCATACAACCTGCTTTAACAGgtctgttttgattttcttgtcTTCTCCCATGTTAGGAAAATGAAGATGACAAAACTGTTTCAGATCTTGCAGTGGTATTGTTTGAAACTGCAACTCTGAGATCAGGATATATGTTGCCAGACACTAAAGAATACGGAGACAGAATAGAAAGAATGCTTCGTTTGAGTTTAAACATTGACCTGGATGCAAAGGTTAGTTTGTCTTCCACCTGGCCTGATAAGTGACTTACTGTTGCTCCATCTTAAAAACTGCAGCTGCTTGATTCActtgcataaaataaaatgtaccCAGCTTCCTGCACTTAAGTGGGCCACCAAAAGTCCAGCCATGAGTCTGTACTTGATATTCATGTTCTCCCTTCCTTGCTCTTCTTTGTAGCTGCTTGAGATTCTCTTATTTCATTAATGCTTTTCAAGTGTATTCCTGTCCTTAATGAAGAGCTGGCTCTGTGACAGTAAAGTGGGCACACAGGCCTTTGGTCCCTGTCTCTCTAATGGAGAAATTCCTAAGTGGGTACAAATAATACAGGATCTCATAACACTGGGCAAGAACTTCTGCTGGCTGTTTTGCTGGGGTGGATCAGTGTTAAACAGATcttacttctttttcctttgcttgtgGCAAATGTCAGGAAATGATAGTGAATACTTCCACAGCCTGTATTCAGTTAGTGCACAACTAGTTAAACAACCTCAGCAAGTAAAGCAAATTGCTTGTCACCTTTGTGTGCAGGTGGATGAGGAACCTGAAGagcctgaagatgcagctgaggaggcagagcaggatgaAGAGGAAGTGGATGCTGATGCTGAGGACAGTGAAACACAGAAGGTAGGGTCGCAAGTCTGATGCTTTCCTGAGAATATTTATGTGCAACTTTGTCTGTGGGTGCTATCTGGCAATAAAGTTGTTCACTTTGCCTTTCATGACATTAGATTTTAGTGTCAGGTGTTCCAGGCTTTTcttggaggagaaaaatattattaaactGTATTGTGAAAAGATGGCTCTGATGTATGTTCAAAGCTGGAGCTAAATTAAGCTTTAGAGATTGTAACAGTGCCCTGTGCCAAGAAAATGGCAGCAAATCCTCTAGTGAAGGTAATTATCTGTGGTATTTCCACAGCTTGAGGGCAAAAACTTCAACAAACCAGCAAGAGTGTAATTTTAAATGCTTAAAATACAGGCTTGGAACAACACTGCAGACAACACCATTGCTTCTGAACAGTTCACCTGTCATGTGAAGTCAGCTTTCACCTAGCTCATGTCTGCAGCTCTTATGTCTTGATGGATTTGCTGAACTCTTCTAATGCCATAGCTTCTTGATAATGCTAACTTGTGAAATTGTTGTGAGGTCCCTACTGGGCCTGCTTTTGGAAGACACCTGCAAGACGATATCCTGTGACTAGTGCAAATATCTAGCTTACAGCAATATTATTTCCTGATAAATGTCAGATTAGGTAAGAATAAATTCAAGAaacagtatttatttaatttaataccTACTTAATTTTGATGCCACTACCGTTATGTTTGTACAGTGTAACCTGCAATGACAGTAATAcaaatttctgttcttctggGACAGTTCTTGTAACCTTCTTCCACTTTCAAAAAGTAATATTCTGATTCTCTTCTTGTCTTCACAGGAATCCACAGATGTGAAAGATGAACTGTAAACTGCACTCGACTACTGTCCTGCATTGGAGGGTTAAGAGGGAATGTGAAttagattttggttttttccactgTAAAATGTTGAGGGATGGTATGGGGTTTTAAGGGTAAaggaggctttttttttaagttcactTTTCTAAAAACATTCCTCATGAATGTAAATTTGTATTATTTAACTGACTTGGTGTAAAATCTTGTCatgtacaaaataaaatgttcccAAACACCACCAGCTCTAAATTTTTACATAGCAAGTTCATCTAGTGAGCTAGCCAGAAGGGAGTGAAGGCATGGTCCTGAGTGTTCAGGTCCTTTGTGCTATAACAGGCTCTTGGTTGGCAATCCTTGGGCCTTCCCATGCTGGCGCAGCCACAGCGACTTGTGTGGCATCTGCCAGTGGCTGAGATTCACGTTTACagacctgctgtgctgcttaGCCAAATACACCTGGGAGCTGAGAGCTGTACTGAACCGGCTAATTGAATTAACTGTCTGAGTTGGGCATCTCCTGCAAGCCTGAGAAAGGAGGAGATGGGGTCTTTAAAATGGCATTGGAAGTGAAGCCCTGACAGCTTGTGCCGAACTCTGTGACTTGACTCCATAGAATAGGCAGCAGAAGCTTTACaaatgagaggggaaaaaacatttcctttcactAAATATGTGGACAGCTACCACCAGAACTGTCTGACTGCTTGTGAGTGGGTATCATCCTCCGTGGCACTTGGAAACCCTACCTTTGACTTGTGTGGTAGCTACAGCAGTTGTTTTctacaggtttttttaaaggtggTAGTTCTTTTTGCATACTCTTAATACTGTTACTCCTAAACGTTTTCCCTCTTGTTCTAGGTCTCTTGTGGCAAAGCACTGTAGATAGTTAATGTAACTGAAGCTTAACCTGGTTAGTTGTAGACATGTTGAACTTCCATTCATTATGTTAATTTTATGTAGTGGTTGGATGAAGCATTTTCTCACTAGTGCCTCTACACATTTACAGTgagggtttgggggatttttgtttgccttCTCCTGTGGAAGAAGGACATTGGAGTGGTGCTTTTGCACAGTGATTCTATTTTAGAACCAACCTTTTCTGGTTTGTTAACTTCAGTGAAGTTACAAATTTCTGCTGTCTAAAGCAAAAT
This window contains:
- the HSP90B1 gene encoding endoplasmin, which gives rise to MKSVWGLALACVLLLAVSVRADDVDVDGTVEDDLGKSREGSRTDDEVVQREEEAIQLDGLNASQIKEIREKSEKFAFQAEVNRMMKLIINSLYKNKEIFLRELISNASDALDKIRLISLTDENALAGNEELTVKIKCDKEKNMLHVTDTGIGMTKEELVKNLGTIAKSGTSEFLNKMTEMQDDSQSTSELIGQFGVGFYSAFLVADRVIVTSKHNNDTQHIWESDSNEFSVIDDPRGNTLGRGTTITLVLKEEASDYLELDTVKNLVKKYSQFINFPIYVWSSKTETVEEPIEEEESKEKEEETDDEAAVEEEEEEKKPKTKKVEKTVWDWELMNDIKPIWQRPSKEVEEDEYKAFYKTFSKEHDDPMAYIHFTAEGEVTFKSILFVPNSAPRGLFDEYGSKKSDFIKLYVRRVFITDDFHDMMPKYLNFVKGVVDSDDLPLNVSRETLQQHKLLKVIRKKLVRKTLDMIKKIAEEKYNDTFWKEFGTNVKLGVIEDHSNRTRLAKLLRFQSSHHESNLTSLDQYVERMKEKQDKIYFMAGASRKEAESSPFVERLLKKGYEVIYLTEPVDEYCIQALPEFDGKRFQNVAKEGVKFEESEKSKESREALEKEFEPLLNWMKDKALKDKIEKAVLSQRLTQSPCALVASQYGWSGNMERIMKAQAYQTGKDISTNYYASQKKTFEINPRHPLIKDMLRRVKENEDDKTVSDLAVVLFETATLRSGYMLPDTKEYGDRIERMLRLSLNIDLDAKVDEEPEEPEDAAEEAEQDEEEVDADAEDSETQKESTDVKDEL